A window of the Hordeum vulgare subsp. vulgare chromosome 5H, MorexV3_pseudomolecules_assembly, whole genome shotgun sequence genome harbors these coding sequences:
- the LOC123451929 gene encoding protein ELC-like encodes MAPSPSPPPPASGAQYAHQFLNTALSQRGPSALPYAEDVKWLIRNHLVALADAFPSLHPKAALFTHNDGRAAHLLQADGTVPIHHAGATYNLPAVIWLPETYPRSPPLVFLSPTRDMLIKPHHPLVDRSGLVANAPYLRSWVFPSSNLLDLVRSLSHLFGLDPPLFTRSVAAPSPAPPPAHPTPPPAAASPAMRPEAVYAPVPRPYRFPASPQLAARQPPTEDPAEVFKRNAISKLVDTAYADAAALRTAREAEVDALFAVQAELRGRGEVVNDGVRRITEEKETLERRLQDVVMATDVIEAWVAENRKGAGDDTAEAEGAIQPADVLSRQMLECTATDLALEDTIYALDKAVQEGSVPFDGYLRSVRALAREQFFQRVLCTKVNNAQQQAQVARMASRAPQYAS; translated from the coding sequence ATGGCGCCGTCCccgtccccgccgccgccggcgagcGGAGCGCAGTACGCGCACCAGTTCCTCAACACCGCCCTCTCGCAGCGGGGGCCCTCGGCGCTCCCCTACGCGGAGGACGTCAAGTGGCTCATCCGCAACCACCTCGTCGCCCTCGCCGACGCCTTCCCCTCGCTCCACCCCAAGGCGGCCCTCTTCACCCACAACGACGGCCGCGCCGCCCACCTGCTCCAGGCCGACGGCACCGTCCCCATCCACCACGCCGGGGCCACCTACAACCTGCCCGCCGTCATCTGGCTGCCCGAGACCTACCCGCGCTCCCCgcccctcgtcttcctctcccccaccCGCGACATGCTCATCAAGCCCCACCACCCGCTCGTCGACCGCTCCGGCCTCGTCGCCAACGCGCCCTACCTCCGCTCATGGGTCTTCCCCTCCTCCAACCTCCTCGACCTCGTCAGATCCCTCTCCCACCTCTTCGGCCTCGACCCGCCGCTTTTCACTAGATCCGTTGCAGCCCCTTCTCCCGCTCCTCCTCCCGCTCATCCtactcctcctcccgccgccgcctcccccgccaTGCGACCGGAGGCCGTGTACGCCCCTGTCCCTCGCCCGTACAGGTTCCCAGCATCGCCCCAGCTCGCCGCGCGCCAGCCGCCCACAGAGGACCCAGCCGAGGTCTTCAAGCGCAACGCCATCTCCAAGCTCGTCGACACCGCCTATGCTGACGCCGCTGCCCTGCGCACTGCCCGTGAGGCCGAGGTCGACGCCCTCTTTGCCGTGCAGGCCGAGCTGCGTGGCCGGGGGGAGGTGGTGAACGATGGGGTGCGTAGGATCACAGAAGAGAAGGAGACGCTCGAGCGCCGGCTTCAGGACGTGGTGATGGCCACTGACGTCATTGAGGCCTGGGTCGCCGAGAACCGTAAGGGGGCTGGTGACGACACTGCCGAGGCAGAGGGGGCCATCCAGCCAGCCGATGTGCTGTCCAGGCAGATGCTTGAGTGCACAGCTACTGATTTGGCGCTTGAGGACACCATCTACGCGCTCGACAAGGCTGTCCAGGAAGGATCGGTGCCCTTTGACGGCTACCTCAGGAGCGTGCGTGCACTCGCACGGGAGCAGTTCTTCCAGCGTGTCCTCTGCACCAAGGTCAACAATGCACAGCAGCAGGCGCAGGTTGCTAGGATGGCCTCACGGGCACCACAGTACGCCTCCTAG